The Halobacterium sp. CBA1132 genome has a segment encoding these proteins:
- the pyk gene encoding pyruvate kinase, with protein sequence MRNAKIVCTLGPATDDESSIRSLVDAGMSVARINASHGNRDDRRDLIATARRVDEVTEKPVAVMLDTKGPEVRTAETDEPVHIETGSTVEFVPGEETTDETIGLSTSIGAAKPGDRVLLDDGRIETVVEEVDGDTVTARVESGGELGSRKGVNVPGVDLDLDVVTEKDRRDLELAAEEGVDYVAASFVRDADDVLEVERVLESFGADVPVVAKIERAGAVDNLDSIVEAADGVMVARGDLGVECPMEDVPMIQKRIIRRCRDAGVPVITATEMLDSMVHARRPTRAEASDVANAVLDGTDAVMLSAETAVGDNPTRVVETMDRIVREVEGSGEYAELQEQRVPEADGTAKTDALARSARYLARDIDASAVVVASESGYTARKAAKFRPRVPVVCATPSHRVRRELALNWGVHAEYAAVAEGDATTVVEHAVQAAVDSGVVDSGDTVVVLVGMMTDLEGASTTNTLKVHVAAETLTVGQSVVKGRVTAPVAVLDDGDLSDVPERTVVVLDRDFDDEFHGDLSKIVGIVSAQSGMTGYPAMVARELDVPMVGDADLTDIVDGNTVTLDGERGVVYADES encoded by the coding sequence ATGAGAAACGCGAAAATCGTCTGTACGCTGGGACCGGCGACAGACGACGAGTCGTCGATACGGTCGCTGGTGGACGCGGGGATGTCGGTCGCACGCATCAACGCGAGCCACGGCAACCGCGACGACCGACGGGACCTGATTGCGACGGCGCGGCGAGTCGACGAAGTGACCGAGAAGCCGGTCGCGGTGATGCTGGACACGAAGGGACCGGAAGTCAGGACCGCCGAAACCGATGAACCCGTCCACATCGAGACCGGGAGTACGGTGGAGTTCGTTCCGGGTGAGGAGACGACTGACGAGACGATTGGCCTCTCGACGAGCATCGGGGCGGCCAAACCGGGCGACCGCGTACTGCTGGACGACGGCCGCATCGAAACCGTCGTCGAGGAAGTCGACGGCGACACCGTCACCGCGCGCGTGGAGTCGGGCGGGGAACTCGGTAGTCGAAAGGGCGTCAACGTCCCCGGCGTGGACCTCGACCTCGACGTCGTCACCGAGAAAGACCGCCGCGACCTCGAACTCGCGGCCGAGGAGGGCGTCGACTACGTGGCGGCGAGTTTCGTGCGCGACGCCGACGACGTCCTCGAAGTCGAACGCGTGCTGGAGTCGTTCGGCGCCGATGTCCCCGTGGTTGCGAAAATCGAGCGCGCGGGCGCCGTCGACAACCTCGACAGCATCGTGGAGGCCGCCGACGGCGTGATGGTCGCGCGCGGCGACCTCGGCGTGGAGTGCCCGATGGAGGATGTCCCGATGATTCAGAAGCGCATCATCCGGCGCTGCCGGGACGCCGGCGTCCCCGTTATCACGGCGACGGAGATGCTGGACTCGATGGTGCACGCGCGGCGGCCGACGCGCGCGGAAGCCAGCGACGTCGCGAACGCCGTCCTCGACGGGACTGACGCCGTGATGTTGTCCGCCGAAACCGCGGTCGGCGACAACCCGACGCGGGTCGTGGAGACGATGGACCGCATCGTCCGCGAGGTCGAGGGCAGCGGCGAGTACGCCGAACTGCAGGAGCAGCGCGTGCCGGAGGCGGACGGCACCGCGAAGACCGACGCGCTCGCTCGGTCGGCGCGCTACCTCGCCCGCGACATCGACGCGAGCGCGGTCGTCGTCGCCTCCGAATCCGGCTACACCGCGCGGAAGGCCGCGAAGTTCCGGCCGCGCGTCCCCGTCGTCTGCGCGACGCCCTCCCACCGCGTGCGCCGCGAGCTCGCGCTCAACTGGGGCGTCCACGCGGAGTACGCCGCGGTCGCGGAGGGCGACGCGACGACGGTCGTCGAGCACGCCGTCCAGGCGGCGGTCGACTCCGGCGTCGTCGACAGCGGTGACACCGTGGTCGTGCTCGTCGGGATGATGACCGACCTCGAGGGCGCGAGCACGACGAACACGCTGAAAGTCCACGTCGCCGCCGAGACGCTGACGGTCGGCCAGTCCGTCGTGAAGGGCCGCGTCACAGCGCCCGTCGCGGTGCTCGACGACGGCGACCTCTCCGATGTACCCGAGCGCACAGTCGTCGTCCTCGACCGGGACTTCGACGACGAATTCCACGGCGACCTCTCGAAGATTGTCGGCATCGTGAGCGCGCAGTCCGGGATGACTGGCTACCCCGCGATGGTCGCGCGCGAACTCGACGTGCCGATGGTGGGCGACGCCGACCTCACCGACATCGTGGACGGCAACACGGTCACGCTGGACGGCGAACGCGGCGTCGTCTACGCCGACGAGTCCTGA
- a CDS encoding SPFH domain-containing protein produces MELTPLQTGGAVIPAVGLLLLLLLAVVVYEAVEIVDAYEKKALTVFGEYRGLLEPGINIVPPFVARTYPFDMRTQTIDVPRQEAITRDNSPVTADAVVYIRVRDAKRAFLEVDHYKTAVSNLAQTTLRAVLGDMELDDTLNKRQEINARIRTELDEPTDEWGIRVESVEVREVNPSQEVQKAMEQQTSAERRRRAMILEAQGERQSAIENAQGDKQSNIIRAQGEKQSQILEAQGDAISTVLRAKSAESMGERAIIEKGMETLEGIGEGESNTFVLPQELTSLVGRYGKHLAGSDVAGGGTELDSLDFDAETRELIGLDNIDEILNQISEEADIDPEKLEEQAEAVQRGEDAGLASTDEVIEEMDQELDTGDSASGGSGDDEKDA; encoded by the coding sequence ATGGAGTTGACCCCGCTACAGACGGGCGGCGCAGTGATACCAGCCGTCGGGCTGTTGTTGTTGCTGCTGTTGGCCGTCGTCGTCTACGAGGCCGTCGAGATCGTAGACGCCTACGAGAAGAAAGCCCTCACCGTGTTCGGGGAGTACCGAGGCCTCCTCGAACCCGGTATCAACATCGTGCCGCCGTTCGTGGCGCGCACGTACCCCTTCGACATGCGCACGCAGACCATCGACGTGCCCCGGCAGGAAGCCATCACCCGCGACAACTCGCCGGTGACCGCCGACGCCGTCGTCTACATCCGCGTGCGGGACGCCAAGCGCGCGTTCCTCGAAGTCGACCACTACAAGACCGCCGTCTCGAACCTCGCGCAGACGACGCTCCGCGCGGTGCTGGGCGACATGGAACTCGACGACACGCTGAACAAGCGACAGGAGATCAACGCGCGAATCCGCACGGAACTCGACGAACCCACCGACGAGTGGGGGATTCGCGTGGAGAGCGTGGAGGTACGGGAAGTCAACCCCTCCCAGGAGGTCCAGAAGGCGATGGAGCAACAGACCAGCGCCGAGCGCCGCCGCCGCGCCATGATTCTGGAGGCCCAGGGGGAACGGCAGTCCGCCATCGAGAACGCGCAGGGTGACAAGCAGTCGAACATCATCCGCGCGCAGGGTGAGAAGCAGTCCCAGATTCTGGAGGCGCAGGGTGACGCCATCTCCACCGTGCTGCGCGCGAAGTCCGCGGAGTCGATGGGCGAGCGCGCCATCATCGAGAAGGGCATGGAGACGCTGGAGGGCATCGGCGAGGGCGAGTCGAACACGTTCGTCCTCCCGCAGGAGCTCACCAGCCTCGTCGGCCGGTACGGCAAACACCTCGCCGGCAGCGACGTCGCCGGCGGCGGCACCGAACTCGACAGCCTCGACTTCGACGCCGAGACCCGCGAACTCATCGGTCTCGACAACATCGACGAGATTCTCAACCAGATCAGCGAGGAAGCCGACATCGACCCCGAGAAACTCGAGGAACAGGCCGAGGCGGTCCAGCGCGGCGAGGACGCTGGCCTAGCCTCGACGGACGAGGTCATCGAGGAGATGGACCAAGAACTCGACACGGGCGACAGCGCGTCCGGCGGCAGCGGTGACGACGAAAAGGACGCATAA
- the metG gene encoding methionine--tRNA ligase, giving the protein MTYEDFPTDDPTVVSAGLPYANGDLHIGHLRSYVNADAFTRGLRKLGQDAIYVSGSDMHGTPIAVNAAEEGVSPEEFALRHHEQYEQTFPKFNVDFDQYGHTHDETNTELTKEFVRKWEENDHVFEKQINVAYDPEADQWLPDRYVEGTCPYCGEHARGDECDEGCQRHLEPGEIEDPVSTRTGNPAEYRERDHKFLRLSDVQEHLQGFINRLEGTSNAQNQPREWIEGELEDFCITRDMDWGIDYPGESVARDEQRNESGEAANDSDDLVLYVWVDAPIEYVSTTKQYSEREGDLDWESVWKDGDGEIVHIIGRDIIQHHTVYWPSMLEAADYTEPRAVCATGFVNIDGKGLSTSKNRAIWAEEYLDEGFHPDLLRYYMATASGFEQDVNFSWDQFAERVNSELADVVGNFVYRALLFATRNFGGTPDAAVSDDVETEIAQAMDDYEDALNDYNLKSAGERAVALARYGNEYIQRNEPWKLDDDEAAPVIRDCVQLVKAVAVLLQPFTPEKADEIWAQIGEDGSASDATVGDCLQAPGAEFGEPDELFTKVEDERVEELDEKLQGKIEAASSGEDDDGDVSDESDVELEPLADERVSFEDFQSLDLRVGEIQTAEGIEGADDLARLEVDIGHEVRQIVAGIKQLHDLDELPGKRVVIVANLEKAELFGVESNGMVLAAGEDADLLTTHEDSEPGTKIK; this is encoded by the coding sequence ATGACCTACGAGGACTTCCCGACGGACGACCCGACGGTGGTCAGCGCGGGGTTGCCGTACGCCAACGGCGATCTCCACATCGGCCACCTGCGAAGCTACGTCAACGCCGACGCGTTCACGCGCGGCCTCCGGAAACTCGGTCAGGACGCCATCTACGTCTCCGGCAGCGACATGCACGGCACCCCCATCGCCGTCAACGCCGCCGAGGAAGGCGTCAGCCCCGAGGAGTTCGCGCTGCGCCACCACGAGCAGTACGAGCAGACGTTCCCGAAGTTCAACGTCGACTTCGACCAGTACGGCCACACCCACGACGAGACCAACACCGAACTCACGAAGGAGTTCGTCCGCAAGTGGGAGGAAAACGACCACGTCTTCGAGAAGCAGATTAACGTCGCCTACGACCCCGAAGCCGACCAGTGGCTCCCGGACCGCTACGTCGAGGGCACGTGCCCGTACTGCGGCGAGCACGCCCGCGGCGACGAGTGCGACGAAGGCTGCCAGCGCCACCTCGAACCCGGTGAAATCGAGGACCCGGTGTCGACGCGCACCGGCAACCCCGCCGAGTACCGCGAGCGCGACCACAAGTTCCTCCGCCTCTCCGACGTTCAGGAACACCTCCAAGGATTCATCAACCGCCTCGAAGGCACGAGCAACGCCCAGAACCAGCCCCGCGAGTGGATCGAGGGCGAACTGGAGGACTTCTGCATCACGCGGGACATGGACTGGGGCATCGACTACCCGGGGGAGAGCGTTGCTCGGGACGAGCAACGGAACGAGAGCGGCGAAGCCGCGAACGACTCCGACGACCTCGTGCTGTACGTCTGGGTGGACGCCCCCATCGAGTACGTCTCCACGACCAAGCAGTACAGCGAGCGCGAGGGCGACCTCGACTGGGAGTCCGTCTGGAAGGACGGCGACGGCGAAATCGTCCACATCATCGGCCGCGACATCATCCAGCACCACACCGTCTACTGGCCCTCGATGCTGGAGGCCGCCGACTACACCGAACCGCGCGCGGTCTGCGCGACCGGATTCGTGAACATCGACGGGAAGGGCCTGTCGACGTCGAAGAACCGCGCCATCTGGGCAGAGGAATACCTCGACGAGGGGTTCCACCCGGACCTGCTGCGGTACTACATGGCGACCGCCAGCGGGTTCGAACAGGACGTGAACTTCTCGTGGGACCAGTTCGCCGAGCGCGTGAACAGCGAACTCGCGGATGTCGTCGGAAACTTCGTCTACCGTGCGCTGCTGTTCGCCACGCGGAACTTCGGCGGAACGCCCGACGCCGCCGTTTCCGACGACGTGGAGACCGAAATCGCGCAGGCGATGGACGACTACGAGGACGCGCTCAACGACTACAACCTCAAGTCCGCGGGCGAGCGCGCCGTCGCGCTCGCTCGCTACGGCAACGAGTACATCCAGCGCAACGAACCGTGGAAGCTCGACGACGACGAGGCCGCGCCGGTCATCCGGGACTGCGTGCAGCTCGTGAAGGCCGTCGCGGTGCTGCTCCAGCCGTTCACACCGGAGAAAGCCGACGAGATCTGGGCGCAGATTGGCGAGGACGGCTCCGCGTCGGACGCCACGGTCGGTGACTGCCTGCAGGCGCCGGGCGCGGAGTTCGGCGAGCCAGACGAGCTGTTCACGAAAGTCGAGGACGAGCGCGTCGAGGAACTCGACGAGAAGCTCCAGGGAAAAATCGAAGCCGCTAGTAGCGGCGAGGACGACGACGGGGACGTGAGCGACGAATCCGACGTCGAACTCGAACCGCTCGCCGACGAGCGCGTCAGTTTCGAGGACTTCCAGAGCCTCGACCTGCGCGTCGGCGAAATCCAGACGGCAGAGGGCATCGAGGGCGCCGACGACCTCGCTCGCCTCGAAGTCGACATCGGCCACGAGGTCCGCCAGATCGTCGCGGGCATCAAGCAGCTCCACGACCTCGACGAACTTCCGGGGAAGCGCGTGGTCATCGTCGCGAACCTCGAGAAGGCCGAGCTGTTCGGCGTGGAGTCCAACGGCATGGTGCTCGCCGCGGGTGAGGACGCCGACCTCCTCACGACCCACGAGGACAGCGAGCCGGGCACCAAGATAAAATAG
- a CDS encoding NfeD family protein, whose amino-acid sequence MIEAFGYSLSFLLVVVGTALCVMEALAPGAHLIVLGVALLIAGLIGLFVPAAATPFVLAGLVLGVGIISLYLYRNYDIYQGTGRGQTLDADDLRGKRGYVLEEVTPRAGRVKLDSGGFDPSYGARTISGTIEKDEEIVVVDPGGGNVLTVEAVDGADDIDRELDRETENA is encoded by the coding sequence ATGATCGAAGCGTTCGGGTACTCCCTGTCGTTCCTGCTCGTCGTCGTCGGGACGGCGCTGTGCGTCATGGAGGCGCTGGCGCCGGGCGCCCACCTCATCGTCCTCGGCGTCGCCCTCCTCATCGCCGGTCTCATCGGATTGTTCGTGCCGGCGGCAGCGACCCCGTTCGTGCTCGCGGGCCTCGTGTTGGGCGTCGGGATAATCTCCCTGTACCTGTACCGGAACTACGACATCTATCAGGGGACCGGGCGCGGGCAGACGCTCGACGCCGACGACCTCCGCGGGAAGCGCGGCTACGTTCTCGAAGAAGTGACGCCGCGCGCCGGCCGCGTGAAACTCGACTCCGGCGGGTTCGACCCCTCCTACGGCGCGCGAACGATCTCCGGGACCATAGAGAAAGACGAGGAAATCGTGGTCGTAGACCCGGGCGGCGGGAACGTACTCACCGTGGAGGCCGTCGACGGCGCGGACGACATCGACCGCGAACTCGACCGGGAGACCGAAAACGCCTGA
- a CDS encoding GYD domain-containing protein → MPTYAAIANIETGQFQNAQELSAIWGDVRADLESQDCTLQDAYVLLGERDVLLVFDAPDREAALQASIAAERYGIDMQTMEAMDVEKLGEVVEDL, encoded by the coding sequence ATGCCGACGTACGCCGCTATCGCCAACATCGAGACCGGCCAGTTCCAGAACGCCCAAGAACTCTCCGCCATCTGGGGTGATGTCCGCGCGGACCTCGAATCCCAAGACTGCACCCTCCAAGACGCCTACGTCCTCCTCGGTGAACGCGACGTTCTGCTCGTCTTCGACGCCCCCGACCGCGAAGCCGCCCTGCAAGCGTCCATCGCCGCCGAACGATACGGCATCGACATGCAGACGATGGAAGCCATGGACGTCGAGAAACTCGGCGAAGTCGTCGAAGATCTCTAG
- a CDS encoding VTT domain-containing protein → MLSPALLALSIDLTSVEGAVRAATGWPGLAVIFVYSFLIAFVLPLPSEVVLCPAGYVCGTAATLGLGLPGPALVVLVVAVSGAGKALGSVIALSVGHGASHSGVVVRTLRRLGFNPVEWSKNRMVELVQTYGYYGMAVGLSVPFFPDTISLYAFSVIEKNYRRFAAAAFAGSVGRLVVTIGLIEGVLLIA, encoded by the coding sequence GTGCTCTCCCCAGCCCTGCTCGCGCTCTCCATCGACCTCACTTCAGTCGAGGGAGCGGTCCGTGCGGCGACTGGCTGGCCGGGACTGGCCGTCATCTTCGTCTACTCGTTCCTCATCGCGTTCGTCCTCCCTCTGCCGAGTGAGGTCGTGTTGTGCCCCGCGGGCTACGTCTGCGGCACGGCCGCCACGCTCGGCCTCGGCCTCCCCGGTCCGGCGTTGGTCGTCCTCGTCGTCGCCGTCAGCGGCGCCGGAAAGGCCCTCGGCAGCGTCATCGCGCTCTCCGTTGGCCACGGTGCCAGCCACTCCGGCGTCGTCGTGCGCACGCTCCGCCGACTCGGCTTCAACCCCGTCGAGTGGTCGAAGAACCGCATGGTCGAACTCGTCCAGACGTACGGCTACTACGGGATGGCTGTCGGACTCAGCGTGCCGTTCTTCCCCGACACCATCTCGCTGTACGCGTTCTCTGTCATCGAGAAGAACTACCGGCGCTTCGCCGCCGCCGCGTTCGCCGGCAGCGTCGGCCGCCTCGTGGTCACCATCGGACTCATCGAGGGCGTGTTGCTCATCGCGTGA
- a CDS encoding ArsR family transcriptional regulator, producing the protein MGIDEDKRSTLRRFAAVGAASPLTRLAGGDDDGEGGDSDVRDAITGYVTATPGAHFSKLRDDLQLGTGETQHHLRRLLEESAVESERDGDYKRFFPAERFSPFEKRALGYLRRETPRGMVVELLENPDATAGDLADTLDVSPATVSKYAAQLEDAGVLSRADGYAVERPETLITLLVRYADSFDANTAEFAGEAAELLSYEP; encoded by the coding sequence ATGGGCATCGACGAGGACAAGCGCTCGACGCTCCGCCGGTTCGCCGCCGTGGGCGCAGCGAGCCCGCTGACCCGCCTCGCCGGCGGTGACGACGACGGCGAGGGCGGCGACAGCGACGTCCGCGACGCCATCACGGGCTACGTGACGGCGACGCCCGGCGCGCACTTCTCGAAGCTCCGCGACGACCTCCAGTTGGGCACCGGGGAGACCCAACACCACCTCCGGCGACTGCTGGAGGAGTCCGCCGTCGAGAGCGAGCGCGACGGCGACTACAAGCGCTTCTTCCCCGCCGAGCGGTTCTCGCCGTTCGAGAAGCGCGCGCTCGGCTACCTCCGCCGGGAGACTCCGCGCGGGATGGTCGTGGAGCTGCTGGAGAACCCCGACGCGACCGCCGGCGACCTCGCGGACACGCTGGACGTGTCGCCGGCGACGGTGAGCAAGTACGCCGCGCAACTCGAAGACGCCGGCGTGCTCTCGCGGGCGGACGGCTACGCGGTCGAGCGCCCCGAGACCCTCATCACGCTGCTCGTGCGGTACGCCGACTCCTTCGACGCGAACACCGCGGAGTTCGCGGGCGAAGCCGCCGAACTACTCTCCTACGAACCCTGA
- a CDS encoding LiaF domain-containing protein, whose translation MSRPRSGRLTTGALIVLVGVLLLLSTTDAAPVESLWDFLPSVFVLLGVWALVRSGFRNLTGPVMVVAVAATYQAKALGYVTDQQIGTWWPLFVVLFGLLYLGDRERRRGHTKTETNAGDLSVVSLFSGAQRRVTGTGFRGGDVLVAFGGAEVDLRNADPPADPATIECLVAFGGAEIQVPDDWNVDLDVLALFGGAEDERPPSDERPDGTQLAVTGVALFGGVSVTR comes from the coding sequence ATGTCTCGCCCCCGCTCGGGCCGCCTCACCACGGGCGCGCTCATCGTCCTCGTCGGCGTCCTGCTGTTGCTCTCCACGACGGACGCCGCCCCCGTCGAGTCGCTGTGGGACTTCCTCCCATCCGTGTTCGTCCTGCTCGGCGTCTGGGCGCTCGTCCGCAGCGGCTTCCGCAACCTCACCGGCCCCGTCATGGTCGTCGCCGTCGCCGCGACCTACCAAGCGAAGGCGCTCGGGTACGTCACCGACCAGCAGATCGGTACGTGGTGGCCGCTGTTCGTCGTGCTGTTCGGCCTGCTCTACCTCGGCGACCGAGAGCGACGCCGCGGCCACACGAAGACGGAAACCAACGCGGGCGACCTCTCAGTCGTCAGCCTCTTCTCCGGCGCCCAGCGCCGCGTCACCGGCACCGGCTTCCGCGGCGGCGACGTCCTCGTCGCGTTCGGCGGCGCCGAGGTGGACCTCCGTAACGCCGACCCACCCGCCGACCCCGCGACCATCGAGTGCCTCGTCGCGTTCGGCGGCGCGGAAATACAGGTCCCGGACGACTGGAACGTCGACCTCGACGTGCTCGCGCTGTTCGGCGGCGCCGAAGACGAACGACCGCCCAGCGACGAGCGCCCGGACGGCACGCAACTCGCGGTCACCGGCGTCGCGCTGTTCGGTGGCGTGAGCGTCACCCGCTGA
- a CDS encoding flippase-like domain-containing protein encodes MTEPGVEVSVVLPAYNEAATIEETVRTTLSTLDAFLPAGSYEVIVAEDGCEDDTPEIASRLAAEDGRVRHFHSDERLGRGGALNAAFRAANGETLAYFDTDLATDMRHLEELIESVRSERADVATGSRWIPGERADRPAKRGIPSRAFNLAVRGLLGSELRDHQCGFKAFSREAFESLVDEVEDDHWFWDTEMLVRAQRRGFTVEEFPVDWTPKGDSKVDLVRDVFGMGSQILRCFWEFNVSPYANRRTGTVVGVLLSVVAFALMFVYIDVGAFVDAVRDADPALVAAGGAVYLLSWPLRGLRYRDILAELGYRESTWFLMGAVFISQTGNLVIPARAGDAIRAYVVKARRGIPYTTGFASLTVERVFDLLTITVLAGGVLVALTALAPDTVTELAATAAGEGLGGQESQAVRQAVVVASAVGVLALAAVVVIVWSARSDTNYVRRVVEWASDDSYTELVASVFEQFVGDIQRVAADGTAFARIGATSVVIWTIDVATALLVFLAFGLDLALVSLLAVGFFAVSVGNLAKVIPGPPGGVGIYEAAFAAIVSTLLPVSFGLALGVAIVDHIVKNVVTVAGGAASMTWLNVSLTEAVEGDEEDLSADAAAVEE; translated from the coding sequence ATGACGGAGCCGGGCGTCGAGGTGAGCGTCGTCCTCCCCGCGTACAACGAGGCGGCCACCATCGAGGAGACCGTCCGGACGACGCTCTCGACGCTCGACGCGTTCCTCCCTGCGGGCAGCTACGAGGTCATCGTCGCGGAGGACGGCTGCGAGGACGACACCCCCGAGATTGCCTCGCGGCTCGCCGCCGAGGACGGCCGCGTCCGGCACTTCCACAGCGACGAGCGGCTCGGCCGGGGCGGGGCGCTGAACGCGGCGTTCCGCGCGGCGAACGGGGAGACGCTGGCGTACTTCGACACCGACCTCGCGACGGACATGCGACACCTCGAGGAGCTAATCGAGAGCGTGCGCTCCGAGCGCGCGGACGTCGCCACGGGGTCGCGGTGGATTCCCGGCGAGCGGGCCGACCGCCCCGCCAAGCGCGGCATCCCCTCGCGGGCGTTCAACCTCGCCGTGCGCGGGCTGCTCGGGTCGGAGCTACGCGACCACCAGTGCGGGTTCAAGGCGTTCAGCCGCGAGGCCTTCGAGAGCCTCGTCGACGAGGTCGAGGACGACCACTGGTTCTGGGACACGGAGATGCTGGTGCGCGCCCAGCGACGCGGGTTCACCGTCGAGGAGTTCCCGGTCGACTGGACGCCGAAGGGCGACTCGAAAGTAGATTTGGTCCGGGACGTTTTCGGGATGGGCAGCCAGATTCTGCGCTGCTTCTGGGAGTTCAACGTGAGCCCGTACGCGAACCGACGCACGGGCACCGTCGTCGGCGTGTTGCTGTCGGTGGTGGCGTTCGCGCTGATGTTCGTCTACATCGACGTCGGCGCGTTCGTGGACGCGGTGCGGGACGCCGACCCCGCGCTGGTCGCGGCAGGTGGGGCCGTCTACCTGCTGTCGTGGCCGCTGCGCGGCCTGCGCTACCGCGACATCCTCGCGGAGTTGGGCTACCGCGAGAGCACGTGGTTCCTGATGGGGGCGGTGTTCATCAGCCAGACCGGGAACCTCGTGATACCCGCGCGCGCCGGGGACGCCATCCGCGCGTACGTCGTAAAAGCCCGGCGTGGCATCCCCTACACCACGGGGTTCGCGTCGCTGACCGTCGAACGCGTCTTCGACCTGCTCACCATCACGGTGCTCGCCGGCGGCGTCCTCGTCGCGCTCACTGCGCTCGCACCGGACACGGTCACCGAACTCGCGGCGACCGCCGCGGGCGAGGGGCTAGGTGGCCAGGAGTCGCAGGCCGTCCGGCAGGCCGTCGTCGTGGCTTCCGCCGTGGGCGTGCTCGCGCTCGCCGCGGTCGTCGTCATCGTCTGGTCGGCGCGCTCGGACACCAACTACGTGCGACGAGTCGTCGAGTGGGCCAGCGACGACTCCTACACGGAGCTGGTCGCGAGCGTCTTCGAGCAGTTCGTCGGCGACATCCAGCGGGTCGCCGCGGACGGCACGGCGTTCGCGCGCATCGGCGCGACGAGCGTCGTCATCTGGACCATCGACGTCGCCACCGCCTTGCTGGTGTTCCTCGCGTTCGGCCTCGACCTCGCGCTCGTGAGCCTGCTCGCGGTCGGCTTCTTCGCCGTCAGCGTCGGCAACCTCGCGAAGGTCATCCCGGGGCCGCCGGGCGGCGTCGGCATCTACGAGGCGGCGTTCGCGGCCATCGTCTCGACGCTGCTGCCCGTCTCGTTCGGGCTCGCGCTCGGCGTCGCCATCGTCGACCACATCGTGAAGAACGTCGTGACGGTCGCGGGCGGCGCGGCGTCGATGACGTGGCTGAACGTCTCGCTGACGGAAGCCGTCGAGGGCGACGAGGAGGACCTCTCGGCGGACGCCGCCGCCGTCGAGGAGTAG